GAAAAGCTCTTTTTGCAGGTTAGAAATATAATCCAAATAAAAAAATAGATAATGCGCGGGGCTAAATTTATAAAAACGCTTCGTTTAAATTTAGCCCACGAGCTCACCGTAAAGCACCATTCTCTTTGGATCGTTCACGCGCACTTTTAGCGTTTTGCCCAGCAGCTCTTCGCTACCTGCGACTTGAACGAGAAAGTTATTAAAGCTCCTGCCGGCGACGCCGCCGTTTGCGCGAAGCTCCTCGAAATATACGTCGAAAATTTTGCCTTTTTGCGCCGCGACGATTTCGTCTAAAATCTCGTTGTGGCGGCTTTGCAGGCGGGTTAGGCGAGCGCTTGCGACGGCGTCGGGGATTTGATTGGTAAATTCCGCCGCTTTAGTCATCGGGCGAGGCGAATACTTAAAACTAAAAATTTGCTCGAAGCGCACCTTTTCTAGCACATCCATCGTGTCCTCAAACTCCTCTTCGCTCTCGCCGGGAAACGCCACGATAATGTCGGTTGAGATGCTAACATTTGGACACATCGCGCGTAGCTTAGCGGCTCTATCCAAAAACCACTCTTTGGTGTAGCCGCGCTTCATCTCGCGCAGGACTTTGGTGTTTCCGCTTTGAAGGGGCATGTGCATGGATTTGCAAATTTTGGGATTTTGACTAAAGATTTCTAAAAATTTATCGTCCATATGAAGCGGATGCGGGCTAGTAAATCGTATGCGCTCGACGCCCCCTATCTCGCTAATCTTTACGAGTAGGTCGCTAAAATCGATCTTCTCGTGCGCGCCTGAAAATCTCTTGCCGTAGTTGTTTACGTTTTGCCCGAGCAAGAAAATCTCCTTCGCTCCGCCCTCGGCTGCTTTTTTTACTTCGCGCAGGATCAAATTTGCGGGGATCGAGATTTCGTCGCCTCTGGTGTGCGGAACGATGCAGTAGGTGCATTTTTTATCGCAGCCGATCGAGATATTTATATGGCTTTTATACGGTGAGCCGCGAAATTCGCCGAATGCGTACTCGCTCTCGTCGTGATTTATGTCGGTGCTGATAAATTTAGGCGTCTTAACCGCGGCTGAAATTTTACTGACGTTTCGCGCGCCCAGAACGAAATCCACGTAAGGCGCCCGTTTAAAAATTTCGCTTCCCAGATGGCTTGCCGTGCAGCCGCAAACGCCGATTTTAGCGCCTGCTTTTTTTACTTTTTCAAAGCCGCCGACCTCGCTAAAAAGCTTATGCACGGGCTTTTCGCGCACCGAGCAGGTGTTGATGAGGATGAGGTCGGCCTCGGCGATATCGTCCGTTAAATCGTAATTTTCCTTTTCTTTTAGTTCGGCGACGATATGCTCGCTGTCGCGGACGTTCATAGCGCATCCTAGCGTTTGGATAAATACCTTTTTGCTCAAAACTCGCCTTATAAAATATGCACTTCGTACATATAGTCGTTTTCGTCTAGGCCGTAGCGAACGGTGCGGTGATAGACGCTAAGGCCTTTTTCCTCGAAAAATTCGACCAAAGCGATGAGTTGTTTGTGGCTGTTTTCTCTGTCGAAATAGAAAATTTGTTGCGGATCTTTGGCAAATGCCGCTTCGATTTTTTCAAGAGAGATCGTTTTCGGTTTGGCGTCAAGTTGCGTTCTAGCGAGTTTTAGCTCCATCTTTAATCCTTTGAAATCTTTAATTTAATCTGTGAATATAGCAAAAACATCTTAAAAAACGCATTAAACTTCTTAAAAGTATAAAGCTTGTATAATGCTCCTCTAACTCAAAAATTCCCCAAAAAATAAATAACGGAGCAAAAAATAATATGGAAAAAATAGCGGATATCATAGAATCTATCGCAAATGAAAAAGGGCTTGGAATCGAAGACGTAAAAGAGCGCGTCATAAGAGCTATTATCAATACCGCAAAGAAAATTTACGGCGAAAACTACGAATACGACGCAGTTATAGATAATGCGACCAAGACCCTTCATCTGTATCAAAAAATCACCGTCGTAGAGGATGGCGACGAGCGCTTGGCCGAGGATAACGAGCATTATCTCGGCGTAAGCGAAGCCAAAAAAGTAGACTCTGGCGTAGAGATCGGCGACGAGCTAACATACGAGCTATCTACCGATAACCTCGGCCGCACCGCCGCGCAGACGCTTCACAAGGAGCTTGAGTACCATATCCAGCGCCTGATGGAGGAAAAAATCTTCCAAAAGTATCAAGACATGGTCGGGCACATGGTTTTTGGCTCCGTTACGCGCGTAGATAGCGATGAAAATACCTTCATCGAGATAGACGAGCTGCGAGCCGTGATGCCGCGCAAAAACCGCATAAAAGGCGAGAAATTTAAGCACGGCGACGTCGTAAAAGCCGTCATAAAAAGCGTCTATATCGACAAATCTATGGGTATCAAGGTCGAGCTAAGCCGCACGTCGCCAAAATTCCTCGAAGCACTGCTAAAAGCCGAAGTGCCGGAGATCAAAGACGGTCTCGTGCTGATCGCCGCAAGCGCCAGAATCCCGGGCGAACGCGCTAAAGTAGCGCTCGTAGCCACCTCGCCTAACGTCGATCCAGTTGGCGCGACCGTGGGAACTAGAGGCGTGCGCATAAATGCCGTCACAAAGGAGCTAAACGGCGAAAATATCGACGCGATCGAGTATTCGGCCGAGCCTACTATCCTCATTACTCGAGCGATGGCGCCGGCGATCATCAGCTCGGTTAAAATCGGCGAGAACAACAAGGCCGTCGTGAGCCTAGTAACCGAGCAAAAGAGCAAGGCTATCGGCAAAAGCGGCATAAATATCAGGCTAGCTAGCATGCTAACGGGCTATGAGATCGAGCTAAACGAGCTAGGCGCTAGAGGCGAGAGCAAAGACGAAAACGCGAAGGATCTAAAAGCGCTGTTTGGCGATCTGTAGCCAAATTTGAGCCATTTGGCCGCATGCGTCTGGGGCGGTAAATTTAGGGCGCAACACCGGGACCAAATTTGAGTAAATAAATTTAGCTCAAATTTGGTCCGCTTCGTTTGCTTTTTATTTTGATTCATTAAATTTTATCCATAAATCAACAAATTTGCCGCGCTTTTTCTCGCAAAACCTGCACCGCAAAAACCTGACGCTAAATTTACAAAACCGCCGCACCCGTAAAGCAAATAAATCCGATACATTTAAATATAATTTAAAAATATTTAAGGACGCAATATGTAAAATACCCGCAACAACCTCGTAGGATCAAAAATGAACGCAAAATCTCAAAATCAAACCAAACCCCTCAAAAAGCTACTTTTGATAGCCTTAATAGCTCTCATAGTTGGCCACATCGGCATGTACGTAAACCAAAGAAGCGAATGGCTCTATGACGGCCAACCATACGAGAAAGCAAAAGAGTGGCTAATAGGCGCAAATTTTATGATGGTGTACGGCAACTTTCTAACCAAACTACCCTTTGTCGATGAAAAAAGCCTTATCGTCCAGCCCGTGCTTGCCTTGCAGGATTATTTCATAAAAAGATGGAAAGAAAATTTACCAGACGACGATGCGGAAAAATACGCGGATTGGTATGTTTTTAGGTTGATGATGTATATCGCATCCGACCGCATTTATCTATATATGAAATACAATATGGACGAAGTCAAAACAATAAACGAAAAAGCTTGGGAAACCATAGAAAATATGGTTAAATACGAAGCCAAAGACAAGATGTTTCAAGAGATCAGGTATGCAGCATTTAACAACTCGTCCGTTATATTTTCAAAAAACGTACTCGCAAACTGGTCTGATATAGAAAATAAAAATGGGCAAACGTCAGTAAGTATAAGAAAGAAAAAAATATCGCAAGACGTCAAACAGCACGAAAGACTCATAAAACTGCACGAATATATAAAATATATGAACGCGCTTTACTCCTCAAAATACCCTGAAATATACAATAAAGCCAAAAAGGCCGAGGCAGCCGAGTATTATGAAAACGCAAGGTTGCACTCCATCGTAAGCCAAATTTTGCATTGGCAAATACTGACAAATAGATACGCAAATATAGACGGCTTTTGTCAAACGGATAAAAACGAGTACCTAAAAGACTACATCGAGACCAGGGATTGGCTGATAAAAAATAAAGAAGATTTGGACAAATACGACATAAATATCTATACGACCGTAATAAAATCAGTGGACGACAAGATAAAAGAAGTTTGCGAGGACGTTAAATTTTAAAATGCGCCACGAAAGCGTCAAATTTTATAAAACGTTAGCGAGATAAATTTAAGATTAAGGCGGCGAGTAACCGCCTGATTTGAAGTTATTTATTTTTAGTAGAGCGGTACATCGGGTGTTGATAGTCGTTCCTCTCGCAACCCGTAGCTAATAATCCAAATACCAAAGCAAGCGCGCATAATATAACTTTTCTCATTTTCTACCTTTTTTTGAATTTCATTTTCGCCCGATTATAGCAAATTTCGCCAAATTACCAAAATCTCCGCGGCCAAATTTGACGGCGTTTGGACTTGGCTATTTTGCGTTAAATTTATCGCGGTTTATCGCAAGCAAGCAGCGCGCGTCAAATTTGCCCGCCAGATACCGGCACGTGACGGATCCGCGCTTGCAGGCAAATTTGCTCGCCGAAATTTATCCCGCCTCGCGACGCGCCGAGCCGTAATATATTAAATTTTTATCCAAAAAAAAGTAGAATATCACATTTTA
The uncultured Campylobacter sp. DNA segment above includes these coding regions:
- the miaB gene encoding tRNA (N6-isopentenyl adenosine(37)-C2)-methylthiotransferase MiaB; protein product: MRRVLSKKVFIQTLGCAMNVRDSEHIVAELKEKENYDLTDDIAEADLILINTCSVREKPVHKLFSEVGGFEKVKKAGAKIGVCGCTASHLGSEIFKRAPYVDFVLGARNVSKISAAVKTPKFISTDINHDESEYAFGEFRGSPYKSHINISIGCDKKCTYCIVPHTRGDEISIPANLILREVKKAAEGGAKEIFLLGQNVNNYGKRFSGAHEKIDFSDLLVKISEIGGVERIRFTSPHPLHMDDKFLEIFSQNPKICKSMHMPLQSGNTKVLREMKRGYTKEWFLDRAAKLRAMCPNVSISTDIIVAFPGESEEEFEDTMDVLEKVRFEQIFSFKYSPRPMTKAAEFTNQIPDAVASARLTRLQSRHNEILDEIVAAQKGKIFDVYFEELRANGGVAGRSFNNFLVQVAGSEELLGKTLKVRVNDPKRMVLYGELVG
- a CDS encoding HP0268 family nuclease, with the protein product MELKLARTQLDAKPKTISLEKIEAAFAKDPQQIFYFDRENSHKQLIALVEFFEEKGLSVYHRTVRYGLDENDYMYEVHIL
- the nusA gene encoding transcription termination factor NusA, producing MEKIADIIESIANEKGLGIEDVKERVIRAIINTAKKIYGENYEYDAVIDNATKTLHLYQKITVVEDGDERLAEDNEHYLGVSEAKKVDSGVEIGDELTYELSTDNLGRTAAQTLHKELEYHIQRLMEEKIFQKYQDMVGHMVFGSVTRVDSDENTFIEIDELRAVMPRKNRIKGEKFKHGDVVKAVIKSVYIDKSMGIKVELSRTSPKFLEALLKAEVPEIKDGLVLIAASARIPGERAKVALVATSPNVDPVGATVGTRGVRINAVTKELNGENIDAIEYSAEPTILITRAMAPAIISSVKIGENNKAVVSLVTEQKSKAIGKSGINIRLASMLTGYEIELNELGARGESKDENAKDLKALFGDL